The following is a genomic window from Leishmania donovani BPK282A1 complete genome, chromosome 33.
aagcagcgcacTTTGCGAGATGCCGCTGGCCACTTAAGCGGTGGTGAAGCTCAGCGGCTGGCATTGGCAAGCGTTGTCGCGGTCTtgctcgcgcgctctcgGGTGGAGCTGCTAAACGGCATGCCATTGCACGACAGCGACGTtggcacggcggcagcagcagcggcagttgGCGGGTTGGTGCTTGACGAGCCAACGAGCAACCTCGATGCCGCCAACGAGAACCACCTTCTGGCTGCACTGGAAGCCTtgcagggaggaggcggtgaagcTGATTCGGAGTGTGGGACAGGGTTGCCCCTCTTTACATGGATGATATCGCACCGCatgtcgtcgctgcgcttGGCGCAGCACATGGTCGTCGTGGAGAACGGCCGTGTCACGGCGAGTGGACCCTCTGCAGAAGTAACGGAAGCAAACTTGTTCGCGAAGacacagctgcagctgcagcagctcacggATAtatcggcgtcggcgcgcgccgacgcggctcCTTAGCGTGCAacgagtggtggtggtggcggagtaTTCTAGGTGCGTGTATCTGTGTTTTTGCGTTAATGGCAGTGCAGTGGTGCTACGTGCTCGCCTGTATGTGCCTTTGGCAGTGCATGTTCAACACCTCGCCGCCCACTCCgttgctgcttcgccgcagCTGGTCTCCGCATCACatacgacgacggcgcggcatGTCACTGGCTGGGGCCCCTCATCCCTCCTAGCTGGACGGACGTCCCTGCGAAGTCTTTTCGTCGGAACCGCTTGATGTGTGTTGGCCGGTCCTTAcggatgcagcggcggcgcttcgtTTCACTTCTCAAGCACTTGTCCACCACGTAGCACAGGCAGgacagcaaaaaaaaagagaaacgtATAAAGGACCGTCATGATAGAGCTGATGATGTGCCCGTCGGCAGTTTCGCGTGCATGGCTCTTTCACGCGACCCTcagcggaggggagggctcGCAGACGCAGTCCGTGTTCCCTCcattgccgccaccgctcctTCCTCTACCTCGtagctgcagcggcagtgcaaACAGCTTCAGCGAGTGCCCAAccgccgctcctccgccCCTCTCTGCTACCCCTTTGTATGCCATGCTGCCTCACCCTCACTCTTTTTTCCCTCTGTCTGCGCACGGCTTGCGGTGACACAAAAATCGCGCCactgtgtgtctgcgtggaTCTGTTTGCCGACACGTTCTtgttcccccctccctttttcaCCGGTGTAGAAGACGTCGTTTGCAACGTGTTCATCCAAACTGTGTTGCAGGCCCCTCCCTTCCACCGCACCACATCCCTCGCCGTGCACTCATgaatggcggcggcgctgcacggcaCGCGGAGGCTGGCTTTCCGTTTTGGGTCAACGACATAGACTCCTTCGCATCCGTGCCACAGCGTCATGCACCACTCTCGTGCTCcctgcttcgcctccgcgacTTGTTCCGCTGCGACGTCGCCGATCCTGGCGAGTGCTGGCAGCACATCCTGCTCTCCAGCTACGTGACTGACCTTCCATGGCTGCTGGCGACAGTGCCGGAGCTGTCCGCTGTGACAGGGAAACTGGTGCTGCTCAGCGGCGAAAAAgggacggcgacgctgcggcgcaccaccggcgaTTCTTCGTGTCCATacacagcagcgtcgccgctgatggACCGCGTGAACCCGTTCATGGCTGCCTTGCGCGAGCAAGCGAGGGCCACGTCTGCGTTACACACCACCCTTTCGCGCGAACGCCTTGCTGTTCTCGAGCCGCCGTTGCCCGTGGCCTTTGGGACGCACCACACCAAAATGGCGCTCTGCGTCAACGGCAGAGGCCTGCGTGTTTCTATCTTCACCGCTAACCTTGTCGAGCAGGACTGGTGCCGGAAGTCGCAAGGCATCTACGTACAGGACTTCCCATGgaagacggcgacggtgcgctCAAACGACGACTCCGCGGATGCGACTATGGTGGAAACAGCAACGAGCAGCACCAGTAACAGCAACAATGGCAGTAACACCTTCACAAAGGGCGCTGAATTCGtcgcgcatctgcgccacTACTTGATGCAATGCGGCGTGAGTCTCGCCGCTGCATGTGCTTCACCGACAGATGCGGCATCCGCGGCTGGCCCCCTCGGAATCTTCGAAACGGATTTCCTATCTCACATCGATTTCTCGGCTGCAGCCGTGTGGCTCGTCAGCTCCGTCCCCGGAACGTACGCGCACGGTGAGGTCTGTCCTGGCTACCGTGTCGGGCTTTGTCGACTGGCGGAGGTGCTACGGCGCTCGGCACTGACGATGGCCACGTCGCCGGCGTCCGTCGACCTGAGCTGGCAGTACAGCTCCCAGGGCTCGCTCAATCCGGCGTTTCTGAACTCGCTGCAAGCAGCCATGTGCGGGGAGTCGGCGGCAGTGATTGAGTCCGGTGACGCACCGCGAGGCGTGCGTGACGTGCAGGTGGTATACCCCACCGAGGAAGAAGTGCGGAACAGCTGGGAGGGCTGGCGAGGCGGCATGTCACtccctctgcgtgtgcagtGCTGCCATGAGTTTGTGAACGCGCGCTTGCATCGctggggcagcagcgaggagggtCACACGGCAAAGCGTGCATTCCCACGGCCACCCAAAGTCGCAGCGGCCCACGCCAGCCGTGAGGATGCTGTTGATGTAGATGGAGTGGACATCGATGGAGGCGAGGAGACGACGGCATCACTggcgggcagctgcgcagccgaCCGACAGTTTGCGCTGCCCCATATTAAGTCGTACGCGGCCGTTGCACCAGACCGTTCCTGCGTCCGTTGGTTTCTTCTGACGAGTGCAAATCTCTCCCAGGCGGCGTGGGGTAGCCTAAGCAGGAAGGTGAACCAGCGCGGTTCGCGGCAACAGCTCGTGCGCTCGTACGAGCTGGGCGTTCTCTACGACTCCCATTCTGCTATTTACCCGTCAGCATCATCGTGGTTCAGCGTGGTGGCCGAGTCGAAGATCGAGCTTCCGAACGCACGCAATTCTCGTGCGATGCTGTACGAGACGCCGCTCGGCGTTGACACTCAGGATGTGTGTCTGTACATACCATACAACCTCCTTTGCCCGACCCCGTACGCAAGCACTGCCGCTCTGCgagcgcacaggcacgcacctGACGAGGGTGAGCAGGCCGTcgaagaagcggcgctggaCTTTAGTGATGTGCCGTGGGTGCTAGACATGCCACATCGGGGTAAGGACGCCTACGGCCTCGAGGTTGAGGAGGCGTTCGAGAGCATCGTTTCTCCAAATTTATCAAAGTGGCAGCCTCGTACGCGCGCCATGGAcaccgcaccgctgcgcagcatcggGGCCCCCCGTAAGCGCATGCGTGAGGCGTAGAGCGCGAGGGAGACAGGCACGCGCGTTCGTGTTTATGTTCGAGGCCCGTTGCTCGCTACAGCGCCGTCGAGCGACTACCAGGACGAACAAGAAAAGCTGTCCCCCTCCACATCATTTCTCTGAATCCACCCTCGGACAGAGATCGCCAGCGCGCCACCACGGGACATGTCAGTCACACAGCCACAGATGGCTAGCAAAAAGTAAGACAGAAAGTCAGAGATGCTCACACCGCAAGGCGGAATGGTGGAGTAAGGAGTCCGCGACAAGCGAGCTTTACGCCATCTGCTCCCCAGCGTAACGATTTGTTTACGTTCGCAACCTGCTCCGTCTCCGCAGCCCCACACCCCTTCCCACACACGCCACGGTGCCTGCGGTGGCGTCCGCTACGCTCCCCTTATGTTCGTTTTCGCCACACTCGCTCTCCCTCATCCCACCTACACGTCACCGCGGCCCTTTTTTccctccgtctccctcccccactccccgCCAGCTTACCCCTCCCCATAATTCAAAGGGAACCCCCCTAACACCTCCCTCTTTACCTGTGCTTTCTATCTCTGCCTCCCAGTGTTCTGCGGCCGTCTTGCACGCGAGCGATGCCTCCCTTCCCCGCGACGAAAGAGGCACAATCACAGTCATCATAACGCTCACACGCTGAGGTGACCACGGCCACCATCAGCGCCACCATCCGTCACCCGCCTCGTATCGCTTTTGATATCATCTCCACAAACTCAGTTGCAGGTGATGCTCTGGTATTCTTGAAACACTTATGATTTGTGCTCCCCATACcccccttcctttccttATCCCTTGCTTcttccgcagcgccacacgGAGCTGGTGAGCTGCGAGGCGTGCGGGTCTCagtgtgtatgtgcctgCGTGTACTCAAACTCTCTCTCTAGATATAGATGTttgccgctctcctccgtttgtctgtctgtgtctgtgttaTCATCATCGGCAGCTGAGACATTCACAAGAGGCGTACACCACCGAAATAACGCTAAAACGAAACGTAGAAAACGTATGCACAACACTCCTTTGTGGTCGCATGCACGcgtttttctctttctctcgtggATCCCTCATGACGAgggacacctcagcgcgCGGTATCTCAAGGGGGCCACCACACAGCACGGTGGgcggaagccgagcagccctTCTATCCCTGTCAATGCCCTGCCACTTCTGGCGGTGACGCGGCCAATCACCTACCACGTAggggggaggtcagagcgatgtatcgctactgatgtcggcgCTCGGGttctggatggcgtggcATCGGAGCGACCTCgcgacagtgaacacgcttgtgccatccatgcgaTTACGCAGAGTGTCAGTGTCACTCGACCGTGTCTCACACGGCCCGGCTGGTGGCTGGGGGGCCTGAGCGCCACCACGAGGGAGACGCACCACGTGGCAACCCAGCAtggctggagcggctgcgaggcgatCTGCAAAGCAGGCATGGGCAGATAGAGTTCGAGGCAGAGGCTCTGCTCAGCTCACCGATCTGATATTGCCCTAACGCGTGTGTCAACGGCATGCTTTTCACCACGCTGGTGCGGCCTGTGGGGCAAGCCGGGGGAGGAGGATAGAGTGCAGTGGACGCCATAGtgtatggcagagaatggACACACGCTGCAAAGAGGAAAGGAAAtgccgttttttttcctgAAGTGCGCATCGCTCGGCGCTATCGCATCGCTGTCACGGCCACTCTGCGAGTGCGACGTCGTTTGCCGGTATGTGATGGTGTCCTCCCTACCAACTTCTCTCGTTTCGCACGTCCATCCTCCCTTTCTTTTGTTGCATGTGCGATTAAACTGATGGacatgttttttttttgttgggACCTCTTTCTCATCAAAGGTGAGCCATCGCCTGCGCAAGATTATGTACGAAGCGATCCACTGACGACACcttctcgtcgctgccgcttccttttaccattttttttttctgatCATcatccaccccctccccacgccCCGCAGATTCCTCAACTTTCTTGTGTGCCTTTGTACGCGTGCCGTAAGATGCTCGTGCCAAAGTCATCTGAGTCTGTGGTTACACGGCAGAAGATCAGCTTTAAAGGGGCAAGTGGCCTgacacggtgctgctgcagaaggaAGCTATCGCAGAGGCTTTCCAGAaagacgccgccgaggcACTCGGCATCTCCTGCGACGACGTCTTCGACATCTTTTCGAGAACTCCTGCAGCGTGTCCTGCTCCGTGCGCCACGCCAAAATTCTCTCCGAGTCGGATGTCGGTCGCATTCGCATCACCAGCGCTTATCGACGAGTATGGAAAGTTTACTTTGCTTACAAGGGGGAAAGGCAGGGGAGGACCGAAGCTTTCTAGGCTAGTGTTGGTGCCACAGGATCATCGGTCCTTGCTAGCGACGACATGGACAGCAGAGACTTAGTCACCGCAGCTACACCAAACACCCCGCTCTTGATCAACTTCCACGGCGACAACTGGGTACCAATGCTAGAGGTGCACATGCTTGAGCTCACGCAAGTCGGTCAGTGAGACATCACTAACGCCTCAAAGACGGCGGCTTTGATGAAGGAGAAGCAGTCGCTGCCAGCGTCTGCGGCGTGCTTGACGTGACGCTGGAGTATGTGAAAGGTGGGGCAACGCTCAAGTATAGTATTCCGCACACCTACTCAGATGaccagcgtcagcagcagaagccgTTGCTCGACCGGTACGCATATCCACATGTGTGGTCAAAGTGCACGGAGCTCAGGATGGAACCCATCTTCGCCGAgacgcgccaccgcgtcgtcCTTGACGGCGATGAGTGTGATCACGTGTTGGAGGCTGCCCAAGAGAAGGTCGGCGAGGCATTTCACGAGGAtgtggctgcgctgctgcacctctccATAGATGCCGTGAATCCGCCCTCGTGCACCGGCGCCCTTGAGCTGGAGTTCATTGTCAAGCACGCAGCAAGCATATCTGCGGCTATCATCGATGGGGAGCTGGAGCATGGCGACAACCAGCGCAACTGGCTCGTGCATGAGATAGTCACCGGGGTCTGGTCCCCCAGAACGACCCCGCAATCGCAGAGCTGTCTCACCGAGGTGCTTTTGATGGGGAATGCCGCACAAAGTCACAACAGCGACGATGCCAAGTGCGCAGTGACGACTCGACATCGCCTGCGCTTCGGTGGTGTCCGCCTGGACAAGCGTGATGGAGGCTCACGGTGAGGCGGCCCTGGCCAGTGCGGTCGTGCATGatgtgtgcgccgccgtcggcgttaAGGATGGCGATAGCCGTCTGTTGCAGTTGGAGAAGGGCAGCCTCGTGACAGAGCTGCTCGTCACGCACCTCGCCTCGCTCTCGCGAAAGGCGGTTGACGACATGTTGGCGTCATTCGTGTTCTTCGAGACATGGGAGCTGCTCTCCATGCAAGACAGGACGCCTCTCACCCTCCCGCAGGAGCACCTTTCCGAGAATGCTCTttcgcggcgacgacggagTGGCTCTtaagaggagggggaggaggagcaactgcgcagctgcttccaGGAAGACGTCGTCGAATGGTTCAAGGTGCAGCccgacgcggtgcagcaaATCGAGTTCAACGCACGCAGTCTGCTAGGGAACTTTGCGCTGCAACACATCCTCGCATCAGACGTGAAGACACTGTGGAAGGAACTGGCCAAGTCCCCTTGCACAACCACGTGGCGGCTGTACAAGAAGTGCGGCTGCACCCACGGTGCCGTGTCGCTCATCACCATCTCAGCTTTCCCGGCGTCGCCTGGCCGCGCGCGATGGAAGAGCGACTGGCCGCCCTGCTTGGCGCCCTCGTTACAGATGTGGCAGAGCAGCTGTCAGTCCAGGAATCGCACGTGAAGGGCGTCACCTTTACGGCATCCCTGAAGGCGACGTTCGCCgttt
Proteins encoded in this region:
- a CDS encoding tyrosyl-DNA phosphodiesterase-like protein; its protein translation is MNGGGAARHAEAGFPFWVNDIDSFASVPQRHAPLSCSLLRLRDLFRCDVADPGECWQHILLSSYVTDLPWLLATVPELSAVTGKLVLLSGEKGTATLRRTTGDSSCPYTAASPLMDRVNPFMAALREQARATSALHTTLSRERLAVLEPPLPVAFGTHHTKMALCVNGRGLRVSIFTANLVEQDWCRKSQGIYVQDFPWKTATVRSNDDSADATMVETATSSTSNSNNGSNTFTKGAEFVAHLRHYLMQCGVSLAAACASPTDAASAAGPLGIFETDFLSHIDFSAAAVWLVSSVPGTYAHGEVCPGYRVGLCRLAEVLRRSALTMATSPASVDLSWQYSSQGSLNPAFLNSLQAAMCGESAAVIESGDAPRGVRDVQVVYPTEEEVRNSWEGWRGGMSLPLRVQCCHEFVNARLHRWGSSEEGHTAKRAFPRPPKVAAAHASREDAVDVDGVDIDGGEETTASLAGSCAADRQFALPHIKSYAAVAPDRSCVRWFLLTSANLSQAAWGSLSRKVNQRGSRQQLVRSYELGVLYDSHSAIYPSASSWFSVVAESKIELPNARNSRAMLYETPLGVDTQDVCLYIPYNLLCPTPYASTAALRAHRHAPDEGEQAVEEAALDFSDVPWVLDMPHRGKDAYGLEVEEAFESIVSPNLSKWQPRTRAMDTAPLRSIGAPRKRMREA